The following proteins are encoded in a genomic region of Canis lupus familiaris isolate Mischka breed German Shepherd chromosome 6, alternate assembly UU_Cfam_GSD_1.0, whole genome shotgun sequence:
- the TLCD3B gene encoding ceramide synthase isoform X4, with the protein MLTPMVAGGVVFPGLFLLSKNTLQRLPQLRWEEADAVIVSARLVSSVQAVMASTAGYIVSTSCKHIIDDQHWLSSAYTQFAVPYFIYDIYAMFLCHWHKHQVKGHGGDEGGARAPGSTWAVARGYLHKEFLMVLHHAVMVLVCFPLSVVWRQGKGDFFLGCLLMAEVSTPFVCLGKILIQLPLLPGAALPLPVLGLRAARRPASACGASRHPGARQPGRRAAPGPPALLVLPHLPRGLPPLPAPGLPASVSMSDPGLRVGPGTRPTPPLGDWALGLPGSGWEPGASCPDSP; encoded by the exons ATGCTGACCCCAATGGTGGCTGGGGGGGTGGTGTTCCCCGGACTCTTCCTCCTCTCCAAGAACACGCTCCAGCGGCTGCCCCAGCTGCGCTGGGAGGAGGCCGACGCGGTCATTGTCTCAGCCAG GCTAGTGTCCTCTGTCCAAGCCGTCATGGCCTCCACAGCTGGCTACATCGTCTCCACCTCCTGCAAGCACATCATTGATGACCA ACACTGGCTTTCCTCTGCCTACACGCAATTTGCAGTGCCCTACTTCATCTATGACATCTACGCCATGTTCCTGTGTCATTGGCACAAGCACCAGGTCAAGGGGCATGGAGGGGACGAAGGGGGGGCCCGAGCTCCGGGCAGCACCTGGGCCGTGGCGCGCGGCTATCTGCACAAGGAGTTCCTCATGGTGCTCCACCACGCCGTCATGGTGCTCGTATGCTTCCCGCTGTCTGTG GTGTGGCGTCAAGGCAAGGGAGATTTCTTTCTAGGCTGCTTGCTGATGGCTGAGGTCAGCACCCCCTTCGTCTGCCTTGGCAAGATCCTCATCCAG CTTCCTCTGCTGCCGGGTGCTGCTCTTCCCCTACCTGTACTGGGCCTACGGGCGGCACGCCGGCCTGCCTCTGCTTGCGGTGCCTCTCGCCATCCCGGTGCACGTCAACCTGGGCGCCGCGCTGCTCCTGGCCCCCCAGCTCTACTGGTTCTTCCTCATCTGCCGCGGGGCCTGCCGCCTCTTCCggccccggggctccccgccTCGGTCTCCATGTCAGACCCAGGACTGAGGGTGGGGCCGGGgacccgccccaccccgccccttgGGGACTGGGCTCTGGGGCTGCCAGGCAGCGGGTGGGAGCCAGGGGCCTCTTGCCCTGACAGCCCCTAA
- the TLCD3B gene encoding ceramide synthase isoform X5: MLTPMVAGGVVFPGLFLLSKNTLQRLPQLRWEEADAVIVSARLVSSVQAVMASTAGYIVSTSCKHIIDDQHWLSSAYTQFAVPYFIYDIYAMFLCHWHKHQVKGHGGDEGGARAPGSTWAVARGYLHKEFLMVLHHAVMVLVCFPLSVVWRQGKGDFFLGCLLMAEVSTPFVCLGKILIQYKQQHTLLHKVNGALMLISFLCCRVLLFPYLYWAYGRHAGLPLLAVPLAIPVHVNLGAALLLAPQLYWFFLICRGACRLFRPRGSPPRSPCQTQD, encoded by the exons ATGCTGACCCCAATGGTGGCTGGGGGGGTGGTGTTCCCCGGACTCTTCCTCCTCTCCAAGAACACGCTCCAGCGGCTGCCCCAGCTGCGCTGGGAGGAGGCCGACGCGGTCATTGTCTCAGCCAG GCTAGTGTCCTCTGTCCAAGCCGTCATGGCCTCCACAGCTGGCTACATCGTCTCCACCTCCTGCAAGCACATCATTGATGACCA ACACTGGCTTTCCTCTGCCTACACGCAATTTGCAGTGCCCTACTTCATCTATGACATCTACGCCATGTTCCTGTGTCATTGGCACAAGCACCAGGTCAAGGGGCATGGAGGGGACGAAGGGGGGGCCCGAGCTCCGGGCAGCACCTGGGCCGTGGCGCGCGGCTATCTGCACAAGGAGTTCCTCATGGTGCTCCACCACGCCGTCATGGTGCTCGTATGCTTCCCGCTGTCTGTG GTGTGGCGTCAAGGCAAGGGAGATTTCTTTCTAGGCTGCTTGCTGATGGCTGAGGTCAGCACCCCCTTCGTCTGCCTTGGCAAGATCCTCATCCAG TATAAGCAGCAGCACACTCTGCTGCACAAGGTGAACGGGGCCCTGATGCTCATCAGCTTCCTCTGCTGCCGGGTGCTGCTCTTCCCCTACCTGTACTGGGCCTACGGGCGGCACGCCGGCCTGCCTCTGCTTGCGGTGCCTCTCGCCATCCCGGTGCACGTCAACCTGGGCGCCGCGCTGCTCCTGGCCCCCCAGCTCTACTGGTTCTTCCTCATCTGCCGCGGGGCCTGCCGCCTCTTCCggccccggggctccccgccTCGGTCTCCATGTCAGACCCAGGACTGA